One part of the Sorangiineae bacterium MSr11954 genome encodes these proteins:
- a CDS encoding IS66 family transposase, producing MQAELEVLKRAFARRTEKMGKMPKIARPPRTPAEIAERRTEQALLRAEHIVTEEKTEPVPETLKKCHLCGGTNFRSVGTGKPSEVYSYVPGYFRRVVHTREVVACRCGGCVITAPPPERWSDKTRYDSSFVAHLVVSKCLVVTPLYRLEQSFARLGMPIARSTMNDLFRRAAQKLEPLRAPLFDVIKKDFLVHVDETSFTLTKQTSKAFIWAFVGKRLTGYRFELTRGGDAPLEVLGDSPGAFLCDDYRGYDPLEKRGLRQRCGCLAHVRRKFFEAGEVPEAKEALDLIAGMYGVEHEAEHRAFLGTAEHLALRRTYARPLFVRLLLLSRELRRAHGPKTLLGRAAHYVWRNLRPLGRFLRDPRIRLDNNLAENALRLVALGRKNFLFVHSEDAGKELALLYSLVVSCTRVAINPVEYIADVLERIDKTADDNLSNLLPDRWKPHAIASPSTFFDP from the coding sequence ATGCAGGCCGAGCTCGAGGTGCTCAAACGCGCCTTCGCCAGGCGTACCGAGAAGATGGGCAAGATGCCCAAGATCGCGCGGCCACCGAGGACGCCAGCGGAGATCGCCGAGCGCCGCACGGAGCAGGCTTTGCTTCGCGCGGAACACATCGTCACAGAAGAGAAGACGGAGCCCGTGCCCGAGACGCTGAAGAAGTGTCATCTTTGCGGCGGCACGAATTTTCGCAGCGTCGGCACCGGCAAGCCATCCGAGGTTTACTCGTACGTCCCGGGCTACTTCCGACGTGTTGTGCACACGCGCGAGGTCGTCGCGTGTCGATGCGGTGGATGCGTCATTACCGCGCCGCCGCCGGAGCGTTGGTCGGACAAGACGCGGTACGATTCGAGCTTCGTTGCGCACCTCGTCGTCTCGAAGTGCCTTGTCGTCACGCCGCTTTATCGTCTCGAGCAGTCGTTCGCGCGGCTCGGTATGCCCATCGCACGAAGCACGATGAATGACTTGTTCCGGCGTGCGGCGCAAAAGCTCGAGCCCCTCCGAGCCCCGCTCTTCGACGTCATCAAGAAGGACTTCCTCGTCCATGTCGACGAGACGTCGTTTACGCTGACGAAGCAAACCTCGAAGGCGTTTATCTGGGCCTTTGTTGGCAAGCGCCTCACGGGATATCGCTTTGAGCTCACGCGTGGTGGCGATGCTCCACTCGAGGTCCTCGGTGATTCGCCTGGCGCATTTCTGTGCGACGATTATCGTGGATATGACCCGCTCGAGAAGCGAGGACTCCGTCAGCGATGTGGCTGTCTCGCTCACGTTCGTCGGAAATTTTTCGAGGCCGGGGAGGTGCCCGAAGCGAAGGAAGCACTCGACCTCATCGCCGGAATGTACGGTGTCGAGCACGAGGCAGAGCATCGCGCGTTCCTTGGCACGGCCGAGCATCTCGCGCTGCGGCGCACCTATGCACGGCCTCTATTTGTCCGATTACTTCTGCTTTCTCGCGAACTTCGTCGTGCACACGGACCGAAGACGTTGCTCGGTCGTGCCGCGCACTATGTATGGCGCAACCTGCGCCCGCTCGGCCGTTTTCTCCGCGATCCGCGCATCCGCCTGGACAATAACTTGGCAGAAAATGCCCTTAGGCTCGTCGCTCTTGGCCGGAAAAATTTTCTATTTGTCCACAGCGAGGACGCCGGTAAGGAACTCGCTCTGCTCTACTCACTGGTCGTCTCGTGCACACGCGTTGCCATCAATCCCGTTGAGTACATCGCGGACGTCCTCGAACGCATCGACAAGACCGCCGACGACAATCTCTCGAACCTCCTGCCCGATCGCTGGAAACCACACGCGATCGCATCACCCTCGACGTTCTTCGACCCTTAG
- the tnpB gene encoding IS66 family insertion sequence element accessory protein TnpB (TnpB, as the term is used for proteins encoded by IS66 family insertion elements, is considered an accessory protein, since TnpC, encoded by a neighboring gene, is a DDE family transposase.) — translation MLSLGPGIEIVLASAPVDLRRGHDGLVTLVQSLWKADPYSGTLFVFLGRRMDRVKILFFSAGGFVVYYKRLESGRFTLPRIPEGASCIDLDATSLTMLLDGVDLRLVRRTPMWKPAKTTAEAKKGIDIRRSA, via the coding sequence GTGTTGAGTCTCGGGCCCGGCATCGAGATCGTCCTCGCGAGTGCGCCCGTCGACCTTCGGCGCGGACACGATGGCCTCGTGACGCTCGTGCAGTCTTTGTGGAAGGCCGACCCGTACAGTGGCACCCTCTTCGTGTTTCTTGGTCGCCGCATGGATCGCGTGAAGATCCTCTTCTTCAGCGCGGGCGGCTTCGTTGTCTATTACAAAAGGCTCGAATCTGGGCGCTTCACGCTGCCGCGGATCCCTGAAGGGGCCTCATGCATCGACCTCGACGCGACGTCGCTCACCATGCTGCTCGATGGTGTCGATCTTCGTCTCGTTCGACGCACACCGATGTGGAAACCCGCGAAGACGACCGCCGAAGCGAAAAAGGGGATCGACATTCGGCGGAGTGCATGA